TGTCGCCTTCTGTTGCCGAAAGCGGAATAACTTGTATGTTGCTCAGGGAATGAGTCTGTGCAAGTTCTGCGATTTGTACCTTGATTTTGTTGAATACATCTTCGCTGTAGCCCACAAGATCCATCTTGTTCACGGCAAAGACAAAGTGGCGAATACCCATCAGCCTGCAAATGCGGGCGTGTCTACGCGTCTGTACGAGAACGCCTTGCGATGCATCTACGAGAATCACGGAGAGGTCCGCAAACGAGGCGCCCACCGCCATGTTGCGGGTGTATTCCTCGTGCCCCGGGGTGTCCGCCACAATAAAGCTGCGGCGATCCGTCGTGAAATAGCGATACGCCACATCGATGGTAATACCCTGTTCGCGTTCGGCCATCAGGCCATCGAGCAAAAGGGAATAGTCGATTTTTCCGTTGCGGCTACCCACCTTGCTATCGAGCTCCAGCGCCTTTTCCTGGTCAGCATAAAGCAACTTGGAATCGTAAAGGATATGCCCGATGAGCGTCGACTTTCCGTCGTCCACACTGCCGCATGTAATAAACTTCAACAAGCCTTTCATTAGAAATATCCCTCCCTCTTGCGGCGTTCCATGCTGCCCGCGGCTTCGTTGTCAATCACACGGGAAGTGCGTTCCGAAGATACAGCGCTTAGGGTTTCATCAATGATTTCGTCAAGCGTTGTCGCTGTCGATTCGATGCCGCCCGTGAGCGGGTAGCAGCCCAACGTGCGAAAACGCACCGACTTGATTTCGGGTGTTTCGCCTTCGTGCAAAGGAAAGCGTTCATCATCGACCATGATGATGTTGCCATCGCGTACTACGACTGGGCGCGGGGCTGCAAAGTACAGCGGGACAATATCAATCTTTTCGCGTTTGATGTACTGCCAGATGTCTTTTTCGGTCCAGTTGGAAATCGGGAAAACGCGGATGCTTTCGCCCTTGTTAATCTTGGTGTTGTAAAGTTTCCACATTTCGGGGCGCTGGTTTTTCGGATCCCAGGCGTGTGCGGAATTGCGGAACGAGAAAATACGTTCCTTTGCGCGGGACTTTTCTTCGTCGCGCCTGCCGCCACCAAATGCCGCGGTAAAACCATACTTGTTCAAAGCCTGTTTCAAGGCCTGCGTCTTCATGATGTCGGTATATGCAGAACCATGGTCAAACGGGTTGATGCCGCGACTTACGCCATCCTGGTTGATGTATTCCAGCATCTCGATGCCGAGCTTTTGCGCCGTGCGGTCGCGAAACTCAATCATCTCGCGGAACTTCCACGTGGTGTTCACGTGCAAGAACGGGAAAGGCGGCTTTTCGGGGTAAAAGGCCTTCATGGCCAAATGTAGCATGACTGAACTGTCCTTGCCGATAGAGTAGAGCATCACCGGCTTTTCGCATTCAGCTGCGACTTCGCGGATGATGTAGATGGCTTCGGCTTCCAGCTCGTCGAGGTGTGAAAATTCGCTCAATTTAAATCTCCATTAAGATTCCGGGCCAAGCCCGGAATGACGAATGTTGTGAATTCTTTTAATACTTATTTGATTCCTTGGGGTCGATATCGATAGTCTTGACGCTTCCGTCATTCAGTTCAAAAATCCAGCGCACGATATCGTTCTTTTCTCCCTTAACTTTTTCGGTGTGCACCTTGCTGCCCTTGCCACCAATGTCTTCACCGAGGAAGAATCGGATGGCATGAACCGGGCATTCCTTGATGCACGAGGTGCAACCCCAGCAGTCCTTGGGGTATTTGATAAACGCTTTCTTGTTCTCGTTTATCTTGATTAACGTGCCGGGGCAAACGTCGTGGCAGCGCCCGCATCCGATGCACTTGCCTTGATCAATGATGATGCTCATAGTTCCTTTGCCCTTCTGCGGTGAGTTCACGCAAGATGATTTTAATTTGTCCGTTTTCGAGACGGGAATTCACATATTTGCGGAAACGTTCGTTGTCTTTTTCGGGATAGTCGGTGTTTTCGGCAAAACTGTGCCAACGCGTTTCGTGGCGGGCAGCCAGGTGCGCAATCACGCTCTTGCAAACCGTGAGGCGTTCCTTGAGCTCGTAGATGTACATGACTTCTTGCAAGTCGTCTGCATGCAGGTCGCCCACACGGGCCTCGATTTTCTCGATTTCCCTGCGGGCAATTGCTAGCTGATTTTCGCTATAACGATAGCCCGTCTTGATGCCGCCTGCATAAGCGTCCATAGCCGCTTGCATTGCTTCTTCAAGACTTTCAGCGGTGTCCGCGCCGTTCTTGTTATTGAGGAACTTCTCGATTTCTGCGATGTGGTTTTCAATCTCGCCCTCCTTAATGGTTGCTTCGGCATGCTCAGCAACCTTAAATTGCACGTCAGGTCCCTGAGCTGGTTGATGAGTTTGTCGAATCAGCCGAAGGGCCGACAAACTCTCTATATACTCCACCGCGCTCTTTGCCGCAATCTCACCTTCGGCAAGCGCGCCCGTCACATACTTTTGCGGGGCACCACCGGCAACATCGCCCGCGGCATAGAGACCTTCAATAGTCGTCGCGCGCTTGGTATCCACCCAGTAACCGCTTGCGGTGTGGCCGCCCACGATGTAGGGTTCCGTACCTTCGATTTCCACATTCGCCTTCGACGGCGTGTCGTTTTCAATCCAGCGAATCGTCTGCGATGGAGCCATATTCAGGTAAGCCTTCAGGAGCGATTCTTCCTGTTCGGGCGTAATACCGACGGTGCGCAGGTAGCACGGCCCGCGGCCTTCCAGATTTTCGGCCACCGTGCCGTACACGCGTTCGGAGGTAGAAATCCCGTACTTGGTCTCGTAAACTTCTCCGAGCGCATTCACCTGCTTGGCGCCCACGCCCTGCGCAAGCGTTCCCGTCGGGGCAATCGTGTCCTTGCAACGGAGCGCTATAAACCGCATTTCGAACGTGGTCATCTCGGCACCATGACGGATGCCCATCGCGTAACCCGCACCCGTATTGAACGGCGGGTACCACATCTTGTGCCGTGAAAATCCAGGATTGTTCGGGCGGTAAAGCCCAGCCGCACCGCCCGTCGCGACAATCACCGCGCGCGCCTCGATGGCGTAAAAAGTATCGTTCTCTATCCCGAAACCGAACGCGCCGTCAATCCTGTTGTCGTGAACGGAAAAATCGAAAATGTTCACGTGGTTCAACACCTGAACGTTCGGGGCCTTCGCGACTGCCGCCGCCAAAATCGGCTTGATGTTCTCGCCGTTGATTTTGATGTTGCGGTTCCCGCGCGTCACATACTTGCCGTCCTTATCCTTCAAGATGACCAGGCCCAGCTTTTCCAGGTGCGCCGTGACTTCGTTAAACCTCTCCGAAATGGAATAGAGCAAATCCTCGCGCACGATTCCGGCGGCGTCCTTCTTCGCGTATTCCACGTAATCCCTGGGCGTGCGGCCTTCGGTAATGTAGGCGTTCAGCGCGTTTACGCCAGCGGCAAGACAACCGCTCCGCTTGATGTTCGCCTTTTCGACGACTAGAATTTTGAGGCCAGCGCCTTTATTTCCCGCGGCATTTGACGTGGCAGTAATCGCGGCATAACAGCCGGCCGTCCCGCCGCCTATAATCAACAAATCCGTTTTAAGCCGTTCTATCTTCACAGCATCTCCGTACAACTTTAGGTGCTGCCAAATATAGAACGCGATTTTCACCCCGTCCAATACAATGTTTTTATGCGAAGTTATCGAATTTTTCTATAATGCGCGCTTTTGGGGACAAAAAAAAGATGTTTTTTGTTCTAGGGGCATATAAGATTACTTTCCA
Above is a genomic segment from uncultured Fibrobacter sp. containing:
- a CDS encoding adenylyl-sulfate reductase subunit alpha — translated: MKIERLKTDLLIIGGGTAGCYAAITATSNAAGNKGAGLKILVVEKANIKRSGCLAAGVNALNAYITEGRTPRDYVEYAKKDAAGIVREDLLYSISERFNEVTAHLEKLGLVILKDKDGKYVTRGNRNIKINGENIKPILAAAVAKAPNVQVLNHVNIFDFSVHDNRIDGAFGFGIENDTFYAIEARAVIVATGGAAGLYRPNNPGFSRHKMWYPPFNTGAGYAMGIRHGAEMTTFEMRFIALRCKDTIAPTGTLAQGVGAKQVNALGEVYETKYGISTSERVYGTVAENLEGRGPCYLRTVGITPEQEESLLKAYLNMAPSQTIRWIENDTPSKANVEIEGTEPYIVGGHTASGYWVDTKRATTIEGLYAAGDVAGGAPQKYVTGALAEGEIAAKSAVEYIESLSALRLIRQTHQPAQGPDVQFKVAEHAEATIKEGEIENHIAEIEKFLNNKNGADTAESLEEAMQAAMDAYAGGIKTGYRYSENQLAIARREIEKIEARVGDLHADDLQEVMYIYELKERLTVCKSVIAHLAARHETRWHSFAENTDYPEKDNERFRKYVNSRLENGQIKIILRELTAEGQRNYEHHH
- a CDS encoding ferredoxin family protein, whose translation is MSIIIDQGKCIGCGRCHDVCPGTLIKINENKKAFIKYPKDCWGCTSCIKECPVHAIRFFLGEDIGGKGSKVHTEKVKGEKNDIVRWIFELNDGSVKTIDIDPKESNKY
- the cysD gene encoding sulfate adenylyltransferase subunit CysD → MSEFSHLDELEAEAIYIIREVAAECEKPVMLYSIGKDSSVMLHLAMKAFYPEKPPFPFLHVNTTWKFREMIEFRDRTAQKLGIEMLEYINQDGVSRGINPFDHGSAYTDIMKTQALKQALNKYGFTAAFGGGRRDEEKSRAKERIFSFRNSAHAWDPKNQRPEMWKLYNTKINKGESIRVFPISNWTEKDIWQYIKREKIDIVPLYFAAPRPVVVRDGNIIMVDDERFPLHEGETPEIKSVRFRTLGCYPLTGGIESTATTLDEIIDETLSAVSSERTSRVIDNEAAGSMERRKREGYF